In one window of Arthrobacter pascens DNA:
- a CDS encoding Y-family DNA polymerase: MSKPALMRQMQEIALVDVNCFYASVERVFDPSLEGKPLVVLSNNDGCAVTRSPEAKRLGIGVGEPWFKIAPRAREWGLIARSSNYELYGDISARVMELLGRYSAWVEVYSIDEAFLGVKGSPAELLQLGRDMKTAAARNVGVPVCVGIARTKTLAKLANKWAKHNSTFDGVCRWDSVPADRREALMAGLSVVELWGVATRLTKRLDAIGIHSVLDLSRADPVRIRDKFSVVLMRTVLELQGTPCIPMEEERVGRDQLIFSRSFSTPITTAAELRQVLSVYGQQASARLAKHHLQAKVLTAFAGTSHYNQRDTSYPSVCVPLPMPTADPVILTKAAHALLPAIHEGVKYARAGIMVTDLRPTGNQKPLELFENPHEERNIGPLMEDIARRYGRGSIGLGYAGIRGGPDWSMKRGMRSPRYTTHWDELPLVKAA; this comes from the coding sequence ATGTCTAAGCCGGCGCTGATGCGGCAGATGCAGGAAATCGCCCTCGTGGACGTGAACTGTTTTTACGCCAGTGTGGAGCGCGTATTTGATCCGTCCCTGGAGGGTAAGCCACTGGTTGTATTGTCCAACAACGACGGCTGTGCGGTCACACGTTCTCCCGAAGCCAAGCGCCTCGGCATCGGGGTTGGGGAGCCGTGGTTCAAGATCGCGCCCCGGGCGAGGGAATGGGGGCTGATTGCACGCTCCAGCAATTACGAGCTCTATGGGGACATCAGTGCTCGGGTGATGGAACTCCTGGGCCGGTACTCCGCGTGGGTGGAGGTCTACAGCATCGACGAGGCTTTCCTCGGGGTCAAAGGCTCCCCCGCCGAGCTGCTCCAGCTGGGCAGGGACATGAAGACGGCGGCCGCCAGAAATGTGGGAGTCCCCGTCTGTGTGGGGATTGCCCGGACCAAGACACTGGCAAAGCTGGCGAACAAGTGGGCCAAGCACAACAGCACGTTCGACGGCGTCTGCCGCTGGGACTCGGTTCCCGCAGACCGGCGGGAGGCACTCATGGCGGGCCTGTCCGTCGTCGAACTCTGGGGAGTGGCCACGCGCCTTACCAAGCGCCTGGATGCGATAGGTATCCACTCCGTGCTGGACCTCAGCCGGGCAGATCCGGTGCGGATCCGGGACAAATTTTCGGTCGTGCTCATGCGGACTGTCCTGGAACTGCAGGGCACGCCCTGCATCCCCATGGAGGAGGAACGCGTTGGCCGGGATCAGCTGATCTTCTCGCGTTCGTTCTCCACCCCTATCACCACCGCCGCCGAATTGCGCCAGGTCCTGAGCGTCTACGGCCAGCAGGCCAGCGCGCGGCTCGCCAAACACCACCTCCAGGCCAAGGTCCTCACGGCTTTCGCCGGCACGTCCCATTACAACCAGCGGGACACCTCCTACCCTTCCGTCTGTGTCCCCCTTCCCATGCCCACAGCCGACCCGGTCATCCTGACCAAGGCAGCCCATGCCCTGCTGCCCGCCATCCACGAAGGCGTGAAGTATGCCCGTGCCGGGATCATGGTTACGGACCTGCGGCCCACCGGAAACCAAAAACCCCTGGAACTATTCGAAAACCCGCACGAGGAACGCAACATCGGACCGCTCATGGAAGATATCGCCCGCCGCTACGGCCGCGGCTCCATCGGGCTTGGCTATGCAGGGATCCGCGGCGGACCGGACTGGAGCATGAAGCGCGGCATGCGATCCCCGCGCTACACCACCCACTGGGATGAGCTCCCCCTGGTCAAAGCCGCGTGA
- a CDS encoding ArsR/SmtB family transcription factor, producing the protein MTSQPQSVPGVAQSPAEPSFVHPVTPGPELLESATSTLRMLAEPTRLHLLWQLAEGPKTVTELTAAAGVPRTVASQHLAKLRLSGLVDTRKDGRHVIYSLHDGHLVRLIRETINHADHRITGEPSHE; encoded by the coding sequence TTGACCAGCCAGCCGCAGAGCGTGCCGGGCGTCGCGCAGAGCCCCGCTGAACCGTCGTTCGTCCACCCGGTCACGCCCGGACCGGAACTGCTCGAGAGCGCCACCTCCACGCTGAGGATGCTGGCGGAACCGACCCGCCTGCACCTGCTTTGGCAGCTCGCCGAAGGGCCCAAGACCGTCACCGAACTTACCGCCGCGGCCGGCGTGCCCCGCACAGTGGCCAGCCAGCACCTGGCCAAGCTGCGGCTTAGCGGACTGGTGGACACCCGCAAAGACGGCCGCCATGTGATCTATTCCCTCCATGACGGGCACCTGGTCAGGCTGATCCGCGAAACGATCAACCACGCCGACCACCGGATCACCGGCGAACCATCCCACGAGTAA
- a CDS encoding GNAT family N-acetyltransferase produces the protein MADRVLDDLELPAVRERFWTTVLSDERYRANRVAVAERDGELIGIAMAGPPQAFELQWDTHLYVLYVVAAEHGTGAGAALLDAVVDPHDSVALWVADPNPRAQAFYRKHGFVADGTVAVYDGVREIRMVRLL, from the coding sequence ATGGCGGACCGCGTCCTCGACGACCTGGAATTGCCCGCCGTCCGGGAGCGGTTCTGGACCACCGTACTCAGTGACGAGCGCTATCGCGCGAACCGCGTTGCTGTGGCGGAACGTGACGGCGAGCTGATCGGGATCGCCATGGCGGGGCCCCCGCAGGCCTTCGAGTTGCAGTGGGACACGCACCTTTATGTTCTGTACGTCGTCGCGGCTGAGCACGGGACAGGCGCCGGGGCCGCCCTGCTCGATGCCGTCGTCGACCCGCACGATTCGGTGGCGCTCTGGGTGGCCGATCCGAATCCCAGGGCGCAGGCGTTCTACCGCAAGCACGGGTTTGTAGCCGACGGGACCGTGGCTGTGTACGACGGCGTGCGCGAGATCCGCATGGTGCGTCTCCTCTGA
- a CDS encoding phosphotransferase enzyme family protein: MFPPGLSMLWESADPLGVLKERFGLASFDEAAGWLTSVLGQAWALDVQACERILISGDNAIAWIRTNRGTLVAKWSRDQDQFVKFAATADLQHALHRQGVPVAPPMASLNGQYRVIIDSLSITVQPHIQGGLLDTTEHYAVRGAGVCLARLHNALATQGDSRLTALGRLTGRSLDLRHRIETWLHHDDPGMVPAASARLRDRLTALPPIDSEPQLVHNDYRASNILTSGSEILAVLDFDEVAVDYCVSDLANTFVVLGTRFTKWQPTPERVRDIFLQGYESVRPLTALERRWLHVLVLLRGIQAIPPGDDPAGWANAV, translated from the coding sequence ATGTTTCCACCTGGGTTATCGATGCTATGGGAATCGGCTGATCCGCTGGGCGTGCTGAAGGAAAGGTTTGGCCTGGCCAGCTTCGACGAGGCGGCCGGATGGCTTACCAGCGTCCTGGGCCAAGCCTGGGCACTGGATGTTCAGGCCTGCGAGCGGATCCTCATCAGCGGCGACAACGCCATCGCCTGGATTCGTACGAACCGGGGAACCTTGGTTGCCAAGTGGTCCAGAGACCAGGACCAGTTCGTAAAATTTGCCGCAACCGCGGATCTGCAGCACGCACTGCATAGGCAAGGGGTGCCAGTTGCGCCCCCGATGGCCTCACTTAATGGTCAGTACCGAGTCATCATCGATTCCTTGTCCATCACCGTGCAACCGCATATCCAGGGCGGACTCCTTGACACTACTGAGCATTACGCAGTCCGAGGGGCCGGCGTCTGTCTGGCCCGCTTGCACAATGCTTTGGCGACTCAGGGGGACAGCCGGCTGACTGCATTAGGCCGCCTCACAGGTAGATCCCTGGATCTGCGGCACCGGATCGAGACGTGGCTGCACCATGATGACCCTGGGATGGTGCCTGCCGCCTCCGCGAGACTAAGGGACAGGCTGACTGCGCTGCCTCCGATCGACAGTGAGCCGCAGTTGGTTCACAACGACTACCGGGCATCCAACATACTCACCTCGGGTTCCGAGATTCTCGCAGTTCTGGACTTCGACGAGGTCGCCGTGGACTACTGCGTCAGCGACCTGGCGAACACATTCGTAGTACTCGGGACCCGCTTCACTAAGTGGCAGCCGACGCCCGAGAGGGTCCGTGACATTTTCCTCCAGGGATACGAGTCAGTGCGGCCGCTCACCGCGCTCGAACGCCGTTGGCTGCACGTGCTTGTGCTGCTGCGGGGGATCCAGGCCATCCCGCCCGGTGATGACCCGGCAGGATGGGCAAACGCCGTGTAA
- a CDS encoding alpha/beta fold hydrolase produces the protein MDIILVPGFWLDASSWAEVTPPLAAAGHRPHPITLPGLESADAARSGIGLKEHINAVVEAVDALEGKVVLVGHSGGGAIIHGAVDARPDRVARAIYVDSGPLGEGGVINDELRADGDEVPLPPWEGFEDADLVDLDDGLRAAFRARAVPEPKGVAYDRQHLHDERRYTVPATVIACQFPSSLLQEWMDSGHPFVAELGRIHDVEFMDLPTGHWPQFTKPAELGQAILRAVDRTN, from the coding sequence ATGGACATCATCCTTGTACCCGGGTTCTGGTTGGACGCTTCGTCATGGGCGGAGGTCACACCACCGTTGGCGGCGGCCGGACACCGGCCTCATCCGATCACTCTTCCCGGCCTCGAATCTGCCGACGCAGCGCGGTCCGGCATCGGCCTGAAGGAGCACATCAACGCCGTCGTGGAGGCGGTGGACGCCCTCGAAGGCAAGGTGGTCCTGGTGGGCCACTCCGGCGGCGGCGCCATCATCCACGGTGCAGTTGACGCCCGGCCTGATCGCGTGGCACGGGCCATCTACGTGGACAGTGGTCCCCTGGGCGAGGGTGGCGTCATCAATGATGAGCTTCGCGCCGACGGAGATGAAGTGCCGCTTCCGCCGTGGGAAGGGTTCGAGGACGCAGACCTTGTGGATCTCGACGACGGGCTTCGCGCCGCGTTCCGGGCCCGGGCCGTACCGGAGCCGAAGGGCGTGGCCTATGACAGGCAACACCTTCACGACGAGCGCCGGTACACGGTCCCCGCGACAGTGATTGCCTGCCAGTTTCCGTCCTCTCTGCTCCAGGAATGGATGGACTCAGGCCATCCATTCGTTGCGGAGCTGGGACGTATCCACGACGTGGAGTTCATGGACCTGCCCACCGGACACTGGCCCCAGTTCACCAAACCCGCCGAGCTGGGCCAGGCCATCCTCAGGGCTGTGGACCGCACTAACTGA
- a CDS encoding helix-turn-helix transcriptional regulator — MTPQELANLAHLRRARDLIDRNYARPLDVPTMAAGALMSPAHFSRQFKAAYGETPYNYLMTRRIERAMALLRAGASVTDACMEVGCTSLGSFSSRFTEIVGLTPSAYRAREHEAVKAMPSCIARQHTRPPRNPSRIEEAPPRPLQ; from the coding sequence ATGACACCGCAGGAGTTGGCCAACCTCGCCCACCTCCGCCGGGCCCGGGACCTGATCGACCGCAACTACGCCCGGCCTCTCGATGTGCCCACCATGGCTGCCGGTGCGCTGATGTCCCCAGCGCACTTCTCCCGCCAGTTCAAGGCGGCATACGGTGAGACGCCCTACAACTACCTCATGACGCGGCGGATCGAACGTGCGATGGCGCTGCTGCGGGCGGGCGCCAGCGTGACGGACGCCTGCATGGAGGTCGGCTGTACGTCGCTTGGCTCGTTCAGCTCCCGCTTCACCGAGATCGTGGGCCTGACCCCGAGCGCCTACAGGGCTCGGGAACACGAAGCGGTGAAAGCCATGCCGTCCTGCATCGCCCGCCAGCACACGCGGCCCCCGCGCAATCCGAGCAGGATTGAAGAAGCGCCCCCGCGGCCACTGCAATAG
- a CDS encoding alpha/beta hydrolase, which produces MNLRHESLVVSRRRLLGLGTGTAVAAALAACTDWAAPGHTPPIDIRTGSFTSKFRPQVPTGWSVAVPGSADDNPSPPPVALFLHGAGADNRMVFDDLHADRVLAQHLARGGTPFAIAAVDGGNTWWHRRAAGTDTQSMVMEEFLPLLADQGLDTGRIAVFGLSMGGFGALLLAAQHRIPGLRAVAAMSPAIWSLYDAGRSDNFDDAEDFAAHDIFALRPELESLPKRIDCGKGDNLLFSVQDYVKDLPGEHEGGFQDGGHDSGYWSSILPDVLSFLGRHLA; this is translated from the coding sequence TTGAACCTGCGCCACGAATCCCTGGTTGTTTCCCGACGGCGGCTGCTGGGCCTCGGAACCGGCACCGCAGTTGCCGCTGCGCTCGCTGCGTGCACCGACTGGGCAGCCCCCGGTCATACTCCGCCGATAGACATCCGGACCGGCAGTTTCACGTCCAAGTTCCGGCCGCAGGTACCAACAGGCTGGTCTGTGGCCGTGCCAGGCTCCGCGGATGACAACCCGTCCCCGCCGCCCGTGGCCCTTTTCCTGCACGGCGCGGGGGCCGACAACCGTATGGTGTTCGACGACCTGCATGCGGATCGTGTCCTCGCCCAGCACCTTGCCCGCGGAGGAACGCCCTTTGCCATCGCTGCTGTTGACGGAGGCAACACCTGGTGGCACCGCCGCGCCGCCGGCACAGACACGCAATCCATGGTCATGGAAGAATTCCTTCCATTGCTTGCAGACCAGGGGCTGGATACGGGCAGGATTGCAGTGTTCGGGCTCTCGATGGGTGGATTCGGCGCCCTGCTACTCGCGGCCCAGCACCGCATCCCTGGTCTCCGTGCCGTCGCAGCCATGAGTCCAGCAATCTGGAGCCTATACGACGCCGGCCGGTCGGATAATTTTGACGATGCGGAGGATTTCGCGGCCCACGATATTTTCGCCCTGCGGCCGGAGCTGGAGTCGCTGCCGAAGAGGATTGACTGCGGTAAGGGCGACAACCTGCTTTTCAGTGTGCAGGACTATGTGAAGGACCTCCCGGGCGAACACGAGGGAGGCTTCCAGGACGGCGGGCATGACAGCGGCTACTGGAGTTCCATCCTGCCCGATGTCCTGTCGTTCCTAGGCAGGCACCTGGCCTGA
- a CDS encoding MFS transporter — MLSVLGNRTYRRLFAAQAVALVGTGLLTVALGLLAFDLAGSNAGAVMGTALTIKMLSYVGLAPVITALVARLPKKPVLIGADLIRAAMALCLPFISETWQIYVVIFVLQSASATFTPAFQSIIPAVLKDERDYTHALSLSRLAYDMEALVSPAAAALLLTVLSYNNLFLGTVAGFMFSAFMVVITALPASSAAAAPATSLWHRTTLGARIFWRNRHLRSLLALNLVVAAPTALILVNTVVYVRDVLKRPDTDLALALACFGVGSMIVAVGAPRLLDRFGDRAVMLTGAVVIPVVMLGATAVTFLGLSGAGWWMLLTLWFLLGAGNSTILTPSARLLRDASTEETRPYVFTAQFSLSHACYILTYPLAGWAGAIMGLSPAAFALTIVAMIGSAGAFLSWPRNTTPAVLNILNRDPGSEEQAVDQPAAERAGRRAEPR; from the coding sequence TTGCTGTCGGTTTTGGGAAATCGGACGTACCGGCGGCTGTTTGCCGCCCAGGCCGTGGCGTTGGTGGGAACGGGCCTGCTCACAGTGGCGTTGGGCCTGCTGGCATTCGACCTGGCAGGCAGTAATGCCGGTGCTGTGATGGGAACGGCATTGACCATCAAGATGCTCTCCTATGTCGGGTTGGCACCTGTGATCACGGCTTTGGTGGCGCGCTTGCCGAAGAAGCCGGTCCTTATTGGCGCTGACCTGATCCGGGCGGCGATGGCTCTTTGCCTGCCTTTCATTTCGGAGACATGGCAGATCTACGTGGTGATCTTCGTGCTGCAATCCGCGTCGGCGACCTTCACGCCCGCGTTCCAGTCCATCATTCCGGCAGTCCTGAAGGACGAGCGTGACTACACGCATGCCCTGTCGTTGTCCCGGCTGGCATATGACATGGAGGCACTGGTCAGTCCGGCCGCGGCTGCCTTGCTGCTGACTGTCCTCAGTTACAACAACCTGTTCCTCGGCACTGTCGCTGGGTTTATGTTCTCCGCATTTATGGTGGTCATCACAGCGCTGCCTGCCAGTTCGGCGGCAGCCGCTCCAGCAACATCCTTGTGGCACCGGACCACTCTGGGGGCACGGATTTTCTGGCGCAACCGGCACCTGCGCTCGCTGTTGGCCCTGAACCTGGTGGTTGCGGCCCCGACAGCGCTGATACTGGTGAACACAGTGGTGTACGTCCGCGACGTTCTCAAGCGGCCGGACACCGATCTGGCCCTCGCGCTGGCCTGCTTCGGCGTCGGGTCAATGATCGTGGCCGTGGGGGCACCGCGGTTGCTGGACCGTTTCGGGGACCGCGCAGTGATGCTCACGGGCGCCGTAGTCATTCCGGTGGTGATGCTCGGCGCCACAGCCGTGACGTTCTTGGGGCTGTCCGGTGCCGGGTGGTGGATGCTGTTGACCCTGTGGTTCCTCCTGGGTGCAGGTAATTCGACCATTCTGACGCCTTCGGCACGGCTGCTTCGCGATGCCTCCACCGAAGAGACCAGACCCTACGTGTTCACGGCCCAGTTTTCCCTCTCGCACGCCTGCTATATCCTCACCTATCCCCTGGCCGGCTGGGCCGGCGCCATTATGGGTTTGTCCCCTGCTGCGTTCGCCCTGACAATTGTTGCAATGATAGGTAGCGCAGGTGCCTTCCTGTCCTGGCCCCGGAACACTACGCCGGCGGTCCTGAATATCCTGAACCGTGACCCGGGAAGCGAGGAACAAGCCGTTGACCAGCCAGCCGCAGAGCGTGCCGGGCGTCGCGCAGAGCCCCGCTGA
- a CDS encoding LysM peptidoglycan-binding domain-containing protein, with product MAGCTYSGQPDEQAAPTSTATTTGTAAAGKPSPAGPTVTDSFGNVDFYTTVPGDTPALVADSFHISEAKLAEFNMLQPGNPLAPNTKLRLIPVSGPMIGAKGTATIDANGIPTDYVIVPGDTLAGITYRFGLTNEQLAEANKVPYVYEKGNTYFIRTGSHIQLQKNPIDSRSGSGTSVNNSFGQTIFYTTVDGDSFDSLGYKFRSTTAQLLLYNPALSADKPIPAGTRVRLMPGEMKIEAAQGTFTADADGIPLTYTTAPGDTERQVAFRFSVTDLRSANRPLTGNGGSWYEMADMPSGEFVPGQTISLALNKPINK from the coding sequence ATGGCGGGATGCACATACAGCGGACAGCCAGACGAACAGGCGGCTCCGACGTCCACCGCAACAACAACCGGGACGGCGGCTGCTGGAAAGCCGTCACCGGCCGGGCCCACCGTTACCGATTCCTTCGGCAATGTGGACTTCTACACCACTGTCCCCGGTGACACTCCTGCCTTAGTGGCTGACTCCTTCCACATCTCGGAGGCAAAACTGGCTGAATTCAACATGCTGCAGCCCGGAAACCCGCTGGCGCCAAATACGAAGCTTCGACTGATCCCCGTATCCGGTCCGATGATAGGAGCGAAGGGGACCGCTACGATCGACGCGAATGGCATCCCTACTGACTACGTGATTGTCCCCGGCGATACTCTCGCCGGGATCACGTACCGGTTCGGACTCACGAACGAGCAGCTTGCGGAAGCGAACAAGGTTCCGTATGTGTACGAGAAGGGCAACACCTACTTCATTCGCACCGGGAGCCACATCCAGTTGCAGAAAAATCCGATCGACAGCAGGTCCGGTAGCGGAACGTCGGTCAATAACTCATTCGGGCAGACCATCTTCTACACAACAGTCGACGGCGATTCCTTCGACAGCCTCGGCTATAAGTTCCGATCCACCACCGCCCAGCTGCTGCTCTACAACCCGGCGCTGAGTGCGGACAAGCCCATCCCCGCCGGCACCAGGGTGAGGCTGATGCCAGGGGAGATGAAAATCGAGGCCGCCCAGGGTACCTTCACCGCCGACGCCGACGGGATCCCGCTCACCTACACCACGGCGCCGGGAGACACCGAGCGCCAGGTAGCGTTCCGTTTCAGCGTGACCGACCTGAGGTCAGCCAACCGCCCGCTCACCGGCAACGGCGGAAGCTGGTACGAAATGGCCGACATGCCGTCGGGGGAATTCGTGCCGGGCCAAACCATAAGCCTTGCCCTGAACAAACCCATTAACAAGTAG
- a CDS encoding LexA family protein: MGVVIGPRVINAGLSLRLVLVSPVAVAAGYPSPAQDYFDGRIDLNEHLIKDITSTFVVRVTGDSMERAGISDGDELIVNRALEPRDGSVVIAVLDGELTVKRLRITATGVVLQAENPRYPDICVPGLSELTIWGVATTCLHHV, encoded by the coding sequence GTGGGCGTTGTTATCGGTCCCCGTGTGATAAATGCGGGCCTCTCCCTGCGGCTGGTGCTGGTTTCGCCCGTTGCGGTTGCCGCCGGCTACCCGTCGCCCGCCCAGGACTACTTTGACGGCCGCATCGACCTGAATGAACACCTCATCAAGGACATCACCAGCACCTTCGTTGTCCGCGTCACCGGCGACTCGATGGAACGGGCAGGAATCAGCGACGGCGATGAACTCATCGTCAACCGGGCACTGGAACCCAGGGACGGCTCCGTGGTCATCGCCGTCCTGGACGGCGAACTCACCGTCAAGCGGCTGCGGATCACTGCCACCGGGGTCGTGCTGCAGGCAGAAAACCCTCGGTACCCGGACATCTGCGTACCCGGCCTCAGCGAGCTGACCATCTGGGGCGTGGCCACCACCTGCCTGCACCATGTCTAG
- a CDS encoding serine hydrolase domain-containing protein, with amino-acid sequence MTSFPSAAIVVAFVLSALLSGCTQEPRPPAPATPSEGSFVAVLERFSKRMLDIGAPAVLIQARVNGEVWSLASGVRSLESQAKAQITDQFEIGSVTKSMVAVSVLKLVEEGTLKLDDPVGRHLAEFETLMHPPQPVTIGQLLRHESGIPTYDQALFAGKPLREALTTPLSLEEHLALAARLPWKPNPAQGFEYSNSGYIALGLIVEHLRGRSLGHVLHTDIMEALGLTGTRLITPGPAPESMIHGYITIDDDKVDVTNPGELIGNAAGGVVSTVGDLNTSTPHF; translated from the coding sequence GTGACCTCTTTCCCAAGCGCTGCCATCGTTGTCGCCTTCGTCCTGAGTGCCCTGCTCAGCGGCTGTACCCAGGAACCGCGGCCACCGGCACCGGCCACTCCTTCAGAGGGCTCTTTCGTTGCAGTTCTTGAGCGGTTCAGCAAGCGAATGCTCGATATCGGGGCGCCGGCTGTCCTCATTCAAGCCAGGGTCAACGGTGAGGTATGGTCGCTGGCCAGCGGGGTACGAAGCCTTGAGAGTCAGGCCAAGGCGCAGATCACTGATCAGTTCGAAATCGGCAGTGTCACCAAATCCATGGTGGCCGTGTCCGTTTTGAAGCTGGTCGAAGAGGGCACGCTCAAACTCGATGATCCGGTCGGACGGCACCTCGCGGAGTTCGAAACTCTAATGCATCCGCCGCAACCCGTCACGATAGGACAATTGCTAAGGCACGAGTCCGGCATTCCCACCTACGACCAAGCGCTCTTCGCCGGGAAACCGCTGCGGGAGGCGCTGACCACCCCGCTCTCGCTCGAAGAGCACCTGGCCCTGGCCGCCAGATTGCCGTGGAAGCCGAATCCTGCCCAGGGTTTTGAGTACTCCAACTCAGGCTACATAGCCCTTGGCCTCATCGTTGAGCACCTTAGGGGCAGAAGCCTCGGCCACGTCCTGCATACCGACATCATGGAAGCGCTGGGGCTAACCGGCACCCGGCTCATCACCCCGGGGCCTGCCCCGGAGTCCATGATCCATGGCTACATCACCATCGACGACGACAAAGTGGATGTCACCAACCCCGGCGAGCTCATTGGCAACGCGGCAGGTGGCGTCGTCTCCACCGTGGGCGACTTGAACACCTCTACTCCGCACTTTTGA
- a CDS encoding cupin domain-containing protein, translating into MRPYVFVPAAKIQGELEPNGHRAGYDSGDPKTAILKFDTAVKTGVWECQPGGWNITPREDTEVCYIVSGRVTVTDGDTGNVYEVSAGDVVVQPKGWSGRWEVTETIRKVYCHGFD; encoded by the coding sequence ATGCGTCCATACGTATTCGTCCCTGCAGCTAAGATTCAGGGCGAGCTCGAGCCTAACGGACACCGCGCCGGCTATGACTCAGGTGACCCCAAGACGGCAATCCTGAAGTTCGACACCGCCGTCAAGACCGGCGTCTGGGAGTGCCAGCCCGGGGGCTGGAACATCACCCCCCGGGAGGATACCGAGGTGTGCTACATCGTGAGCGGCCGCGTGACCGTCACGGATGGCGACACCGGCAACGTCTATGAGGTCTCTGCCGGCGACGTTGTCGTGCAGCCCAAGGGCTGGTCGGGCCGCTGGGAGGTCACTGAGACCATCCGCAAGGTCTACTGCCACGGCTTCGACTGA
- a CDS encoding VOC family protein, which translates to MNISLQYAQITVNDLDESLKFYRDVLGLEVRNDVGSDGQRWVTLGSAAQPDLEFVLSVPHAGRSQEDGDALQQLLTKGVLPILVFRTDDLDATFEAVRASGAEVLQEPIVQPWGPRDCAFRDPSGNMVRFNQA; encoded by the coding sequence ATGAACATTTCACTTCAGTATGCACAGATCACCGTCAACGACCTCGATGAGTCGCTCAAGTTCTACCGCGACGTCCTCGGCCTGGAAGTGCGCAACGACGTCGGCTCCGACGGACAGCGCTGGGTCACCCTCGGCAGCGCGGCCCAGCCTGATCTCGAGTTCGTGCTGTCCGTCCCGCACGCCGGCCGCTCGCAGGAAGACGGTGACGCGCTTCAGCAGCTGCTAACCAAGGGCGTCCTGCCCATCCTCGTGTTCCGCACCGACGATCTGGACGCCACCTTCGAGGCCGTCCGCGCTTCGGGCGCGGAGGTCCTTCAGGAACCCATCGTCCAGCCCTGGGGCCCGCGCGACTGCGCCTTCCGTGACCCTTCCGGCAACATGGTCCGCTTCAATCAGGCATGA
- a CDS encoding LysR substrate-binding domain-containing protein: protein MQHGELKGRITVHSSLRIGHKHTAPLLGEFVGQHPFIQIDLELSPLPLNILGTSFDIAIRVGGLSDSRLKAKLLARNRRIVCAGPSYF from the coding sequence ATGCAGCACGGTGAGCTCAAGGGGCGCATTACTGTGCATTCCAGCCTGCGGATTGGCCATAAGCACACTGCTCCTCTGCTGGGGGAGTTCGTCGGGCAGCATCCGTTCATCCAGATAGACCTGGAGCTTTCTCCGCTGCCTTTGAACATCTTGGGGACGAGTTTTGACATCGCCATTCGGGTCGGAGGGCTTTCTGACTCCCGACTCAAGGCTAAACTCCTGGCACGGAACCGTCGGATTGTGTGCGCGGGGCCCAGCTACTTTTGA